A region from the Desulfomarina profundi genome encodes:
- a CDS encoding CBS domain-containing protein, with protein MKVKDIMEPIKSWLTPEMSLQEAIRVMKSTKRGHGLSVNGIVVLDGAMNLVGIVSTIDILRIIIPSHVYLDEHHGNISWESIRDEKTMAVQSIRVSEIMTEDVRVISTKDTLLRCADTLLMERVRRLPVTRSDGKVVGIVYLRDVYNVLTGLLTH; from the coding sequence ATGAAAGTAAAAGACATCATGGAACCGATCAAAAGCTGGCTCACTCCTGAAATGTCCCTGCAGGAGGCAATCCGCGTTATGAAATCCACCAAGCGTGGTCACGGGTTATCAGTCAACGGGATCGTTGTATTGGACGGAGCCATGAATCTTGTGGGAATCGTTTCAACCATTGATATATTAAGAATCATCATTCCATCTCATGTATACCTTGACGAGCACCATGGCAATATTTCCTGGGAATCGATCAGGGATGAAAAAACAATGGCTGTTCAATCCATCAGGGTCAGCGAGATAATGACAGAGGATGTCAGGGTCATTTCCACCAAGGATACTCTGCTGCGTTGTGCTGACACCCTGCTTATGGAAAGAGTACGAAGACTCCCCGTAACACGCAGTGACGGGAAAGTGGTTGGAATTGTGTATCTCCGAGACGTTTATAATGTCCTTACCGGACTTTTGACCCACTGA
- a CDS encoding sigma-54-dependent transcriptional regulator, with protein MGVILIIDDQEDLRFSLAQVVKKLGHTVMTAATGNEALEVLRTTIIDLVFLDIGLPDKNGIDLIPSIREVAGDVDIVMLTGINEARTAIDALKAGAVDYIVKPFELLEFKTILNRLIQSRMMEKRVFLEQKILGLKSIIGSSPVMERVKDAIKLAADVESPVLVTGETGTGKELVARAIHETGSGSGNIFVKVDCGTLSTSLIESELFGHSKGAFTDARTEKKGLVELANGGTLFLDEIGNLPLKLQPKLLRLIEESIFRKVGGLKDIQVKIRIIAATNIELEQKISNGHFREDLYYRLNVVPINLPPLRERGDDILQLASYFLHELKQDLKKQIKGFTPEASRKMLAHEWPGNIRELKNLIEREVIFCKTDWISMMNLEDISDKEQREDEHLLSLREIEKNYIKKVLNRVNNNKSKAARILGISRTTLREKL; from the coding sequence ATGGGAGTTATACTCATTATCGATGATCAGGAAGATTTGCGATTCTCCCTGGCGCAGGTTGTCAAGAAGCTCGGCCACACTGTGATGACAGCAGCAACGGGTAACGAAGCTTTGGAAGTGCTTCGTACTACCATCATTGACCTTGTATTTCTTGATATCGGTCTACCCGACAAAAACGGCATTGATCTTATCCCGTCCATCCGGGAAGTTGCCGGAGATGTCGATATCGTCATGCTCACGGGTATCAACGAGGCAAGAACCGCAATTGATGCATTGAAGGCAGGTGCAGTTGATTATATTGTCAAACCGTTTGAGTTGCTGGAATTCAAAACAATCCTCAACCGTCTTATCCAGTCACGGATGATGGAAAAAAGAGTTTTTCTGGAACAGAAAATTCTCGGTCTCAAGTCCATTATAGGATCTTCTCCGGTCATGGAACGCGTCAAGGACGCCATCAAACTTGCGGCAGATGTGGAATCGCCTGTACTTGTTACCGGAGAAACAGGAACCGGAAAAGAACTGGTAGCAAGAGCAATCCATGAGACCGGCAGCGGTTCTGGAAATATATTTGTCAAGGTTGATTGCGGCACCCTCTCCACCAGCCTGATAGAATCCGAACTTTTCGGCCACTCAAAAGGTGCTTTTACCGACGCCAGAACTGAGAAGAAAGGCCTGGTGGAACTGGCCAACGGTGGAACACTTTTTCTCGATGAAATTGGTAACCTGCCACTGAAACTCCAACCGAAACTGTTGAGACTCATTGAAGAATCTATTTTTCGCAAAGTAGGTGGCCTCAAGGATATCCAGGTAAAAATCCGCATTATTGCCGCCACCAACATCGAACTTGAGCAGAAAATCAGCAATGGCCATTTCAGGGAAGATCTCTACTACAGGCTGAATGTTGTTCCCATCAACCTGCCCCCCCTGCGGGAGAGAGGAGACGATATTCTCCAACTTGCCAGCTATTTTCTCCATGAACTGAAACAGGATCTGAAAAAACAGATCAAGGGATTTACCCCGGAAGCATCCCGCAAAATGCTCGCACACGAATGGCCCGGCAATATCCGTGAGTTGAAGAACCTTATTGAAAGAGAAGTAATTTTCTGTAAAACAGACTGGATCTCCATGATGAATCTGGAGGATATCTCTGACAAAGAGCAGAGGGAAGACGAACACCTTCTTTCTTTGAGGGAAATAGAGAAAAACTATATCAAAAAGGTATTGAACCGGGTAAATAACAACAAATCCAAAGCAGCGAGAATTCTCGGAATCTCAAGAACTACACTGCGGGAAAAACTGTAG
- a CDS encoding two-component system sensor histidine kinase NtrB, producing MEMKTTPRDDDIGVPVNRGQHQQIINDILKIAFGPLLFKNKIEQIINRLISADSLGLGPHIGLFLTGEDSPQLVREVSSPACEKNTPLCTSIQPGICHCGSIAQTRSATFFKTSPPLFAEKKEIIPFFGNYIIPITSDEQFYGLLTVYVEEKHRYSKKIEQLLEIAGSILAGIFKNHKQDQQLIDLVNDLRKSIVSLREEKKFSESIIQGLNHGLIVADLDGTIRKSNSVAKSIFHSSPTPLEGRNLLSIIDRKVARKLLTITDSGKEQQKKELSFTGPGGEERILHYSNVAREDATGRTVGVIISLSDISELKYIRKEMAKMNRLSTVAEIASAVAHEVRNPLAGIKIMAQSIEEEAKDNSEQLECSQRIIRQVDRLNELLTDFFSYARPVVPNKRPTSLMTIIAETLPLINNRLTKKQIYFSSNISHDLPPVIADPHQVQQVFLNLFLNAIDAIMEQGEITLTATRLSPGKLKLYQKRYPGLLSKDHHVVVHFRDNGSGMSPEVAEQVFEPFFTTKTSGAGLGMSIVYRTLKENDAAIVLESKIGQGTTFTIFFRAEP from the coding sequence ATGGAGATGAAAACCACCCCGAGAGATGATGACATTGGTGTACCTGTCAACCGGGGTCAACATCAGCAAATTATAAATGACATCCTCAAGATTGCTTTTGGTCCTCTACTCTTCAAAAACAAAATAGAGCAGATCATTAATAGACTGATTTCCGCAGATTCCCTGGGGCTTGGACCACATATCGGTCTTTTTCTCACCGGGGAAGACTCTCCTCAGCTCGTCCGTGAAGTTTCCTCTCCCGCTTGTGAAAAAAACACTCCCCTCTGTACCAGTATCCAGCCCGGTATCTGTCATTGCGGCTCCATTGCCCAGACCCGTTCGGCTACCTTCTTTAAAACTTCTCCACCCCTTTTTGCAGAAAAAAAGGAGATAATCCCGTTCTTTGGGAATTACATCATTCCCATAACCAGTGATGAACAGTTTTACGGGTTACTGACTGTCTACGTGGAGGAAAAACACCGATATTCAAAAAAAATTGAGCAGCTTCTTGAAATAGCTGGATCAATACTCGCCGGTATCTTCAAAAATCACAAGCAAGACCAGCAACTCATAGACCTTGTAAATGATTTGAGGAAATCAATAGTCAGCCTGAGGGAAGAAAAAAAATTTTCCGAATCCATTATTCAGGGATTGAATCATGGCCTGATAGTTGCTGATCTTGACGGCACCATCAGAAAAAGCAATTCCGTGGCAAAATCTATTTTCCATTCCAGCCCGACTCCCCTGGAAGGCCGAAATCTTCTCTCGATTATTGACCGAAAAGTCGCACGGAAGCTTCTTACCATAACTGATTCCGGCAAAGAGCAGCAGAAAAAAGAGCTGTCATTTACCGGACCAGGCGGTGAGGAGAGAATTCTCCACTATTCCAATGTGGCCAGAGAGGACGCGACCGGCAGAACGGTCGGAGTGATCATATCACTTTCCGATATTTCCGAACTGAAATATATCCGAAAGGAAATGGCAAAAATGAACCGCCTTTCAACAGTCGCAGAAATCGCTTCGGCAGTGGCCCATGAGGTGCGAAATCCCCTGGCGGGAATCAAGATAATGGCACAGTCCATAGAAGAAGAGGCAAAGGACAACAGCGAACAACTTGAATGCTCCCAACGCATTATCAGACAGGTGGATCGTCTCAACGAACTGCTGACCGACTTCTTCTCCTATGCGCGCCCCGTCGTCCCCAATAAACGTCCGACCTCACTGATGACCATTATCGCTGAAACCCTGCCTCTCATCAATAACCGGCTGACCAAAAAACAGATTTATTTCAGCAGCAATATCAGCCATGACCTCCCTCCCGTCATTGCCGATCCCCATCAGGTTCAGCAGGTCTTTCTTAATCTTTTTCTCAATGCTATTGACGCCATTATGGAACAGGGCGAAATTACGTTGACAGCAACCCGCCTCTCTCCCGGCAAGCTCAAACTCTATCAAAAAAGATATCCTGGGCTCCTCTCTAAGGACCATCATGTGGTTGTTCATTTCCGGGATAACGGCTCAGGTATGTCACCGGAGGTTGCCGAGCAGGTTTTTGAACCTTTTTTCACCACCAAAACTTCCGGGGCCGGATTGGGTATGTCCATAGTGTACCGAACTCTCAAAGAAAATGATGCAGCTATAGTACTTGAAAGCAAAATCGGCCAGGGAACAACCTTTACCATCTTTTTCCGGGCGGAACCATAA
- a CDS encoding HD domain-containing phosphohydrolase: protein MTNETILFVDDEVNVLQSMKRQLRKRFTVLTSESGADALALLKKQGPVAVIVSDMRMPGMDGIQLLSQVKDLYPDTVRIMLTGNADQETAIEAVNTGRIFRFLTKPCAMSVLVSSLALALRQYRLVIAEQQLLNETLKGSIKVLSELLSIANSAAFSSGYRIKMTVNSIAEKMDLPHLWQYEIAALMSGIGCITLPVEILQKLNAGVNLTEEEEDTFTRHPVTGANLLSHIPRLEKVALMVKNQLKRYDEYESGELAELPEEAQIGAQILKAVIDHDLLLHQGIHPREALTRLKKKSGVYNPRVLEFLATMKVQTEKTKIISVKFHDIISGMIAEDDVFAKNGTLIIPKGQEITWPVIQGLSNFVKHIGIREPIRVRIAIPEPAQDLSE from the coding sequence ATGACCAATGAAACAATCCTCTTCGTGGATGATGAAGTTAACGTACTGCAGTCCATGAAACGGCAACTGAGAAAACGTTTCACTGTCCTCACATCCGAAAGCGGCGCTGACGCACTTGCTCTTTTAAAAAAGCAGGGGCCTGTTGCTGTCATTGTCTCAGATATGCGTATGCCCGGAATGGATGGAATTCAGCTTCTCTCTCAGGTTAAAGATCTTTATCCCGATACGGTACGTATCATGCTGACCGGAAATGCAGACCAGGAAACAGCCATTGAGGCAGTTAATACAGGCCGGATTTTCAGGTTCCTGACAAAACCCTGTGCCATGTCTGTCCTGGTGAGTTCCCTTGCTCTGGCTCTTCGTCAATACAGGCTTGTCATCGCTGAACAGCAACTTTTGAATGAAACTCTGAAGGGCAGTATCAAGGTATTGAGCGAACTCCTCAGCATTGCCAATTCCGCAGCCTTCAGCAGTGGTTACAGAATTAAGATGACGGTCAACAGTATTGCTGAAAAAATGGATCTTCCCCACCTCTGGCAATATGAAATCGCTGCCCTGATGTCCGGCATTGGCTGCATTACCCTGCCCGTGGAAATACTGCAGAAACTCAATGCCGGAGTTAACCTGACTGAAGAAGAAGAGGACACGTTCACCCGGCATCCTGTCACAGGAGCCAACCTTCTCAGCCATATTCCCCGACTGGAAAAAGTTGCACTCATGGTCAAAAATCAACTCAAACGGTATGATGAATACGAGTCAGGTGAACTCGCAGAACTGCCGGAAGAGGCACAGATCGGAGCCCAGATCCTGAAAGCGGTAATTGACCATGATCTCCTCCTTCACCAGGGCATCCACCCCAGGGAAGCGCTGACCAGGTTGAAAAAAAAATCAGGGGTGTATAATCCCAGGGTATTGGAATTCCTGGCAACCATGAAGGTACAGACTGAAAAAACAAAAATTATCAGTGTGAAATTCCACGATATCATTTCCGGTATGATTGCCGAAGATGATGTCTTTGCAAAAAACGGGACACTTATTATTCCAAAGGGACAGGAAATAACCTGGCCCGTCATCCAGGGACTGAGTAATTTTGTGAAACATATTGGTATCCGGGAACCCATCAGGGTTCGTATAGCCATACCTGAACCTGCACAGGATTTATCAGAATGA
- a CDS encoding helix-turn-helix transcriptional regulator — protein MNTQKNTKFLTTREVARLLHVNEKMVYSLVHDKGLPATKITGKWLFPRRLVEEWLETSIVNCNKPGTGATLDGSQLLFAGSDDPLFQRTLSLFHAQENYPIIFFANLGSMGGLRSLRRGLCHIGVCHLLQDDNDEYNFDFADQELDRSPVFVNFSRREQGLVVARGNPKKIAGLSDLVRDDIRIVNRPLGTGTRLLLDCEIARSDISSNQIAGYTDEVARHIDAGLEVLSGRADAAPAIRAAAGLLDLDFLPLRWERFDLLINRDCFFDKGVQKFISLLHEESFRELAVSFEGYDISLCGKMLFPDNFQSEDK, from the coding sequence ATGAATACTCAAAAAAACACAAAATTTCTGACAACCAGGGAAGTGGCCAGGCTGCTCCATGTCAATGAAAAAATGGTCTACTCCCTGGTGCATGACAAGGGACTGCCTGCCACGAAAATTACCGGAAAATGGCTGTTTCCCCGGCGATTGGTCGAAGAATGGCTGGAAACCAGTATCGTCAACTGTAACAAGCCGGGAACGGGGGCAACTCTGGACGGCAGCCAGCTCCTTTTTGCCGGCAGTGATGATCCCCTGTTCCAGAGAACCCTTTCTCTGTTTCATGCTCAGGAAAATTATCCGATCATCTTTTTTGCCAACCTCGGCAGTATGGGCGGGTTGAGAAGTCTGCGGCGGGGACTCTGTCATATCGGCGTCTGCCATCTTCTTCAGGATGACAATGACGAATATAATTTTGATTTTGCCGATCAGGAGCTGGACAGGTCACCGGTTTTTGTCAATTTCAGCAGACGTGAACAGGGGTTGGTTGTTGCCAGGGGTAATCCCAAAAAAATCGCCGGGCTCAGTGATTTGGTGAGAGATGATATCCGTATTGTCAACAGACCTTTGGGAACAGGGACTCGGCTTCTCCTGGACTGCGAGATAGCACGCTCGGATATTTCTTCGAACCAGATAGCCGGTTATACAGATGAGGTTGCAAGACATATTGATGCCGGCCTGGAAGTTTTATCCGGTCGTGCCGATGCAGCTCCTGCCATCCGGGCGGCTGCAGGTCTTCTTGACCTGGATTTTCTTCCCCTTCGCTGGGAGCGGTTTGATCTGCTGATCAACAGAGACTGTTTTTTCGATAAGGGCGTGCAAAAATTTATCAGCCTGCTCCATGAAGAGTCGTTCAGGGAACTGGCTGTGTCGTTTGAAGGTTATGATATTTCATTATGTGGGAAGATGCTCTTTCCCGATAATTTTCAGTCAGAGGATAAATGA
- a CDS encoding substrate-binding domain-containing protein produces MRTGIVLLLVVFISGFRAEPGPAGEKVLKMSTTTSTQSSGLLDFILPEFTQDTGIRVKVIAKGTGAAIRDGQDGNVDVIFVHARGREEKFVAEGWGTKRYAVMHNDFVIIGPSADPAGIRGLKDGATALARIAAEKQGFISRGDDSGTHTKEQNLWKKSGVSLVERTRTIVKKGKKKIISYTMPANADTWYLSIGQGMGKTVTFADEKQMYTMSDRGTYIKYKYGKIPAIELEVLCEGGGDLANPYGIIPVNPEKYPHVRHDLAMKFVTWITSEKGQKMIDGYRLEGKQLFYPDAL; encoded by the coding sequence ATGAGAACAGGAATTGTGCTGTTACTGGTAGTATTTATATCGGGATTCCGGGCGGAGCCTGGTCCTGCCGGGGAAAAGGTGTTGAAGATGTCCACCACGACCTCCACTCAGTCATCCGGACTGCTTGATTTCATTCTGCCGGAATTCACACAAGATACAGGTATCAGGGTCAAGGTTATCGCCAAAGGAACCGGAGCGGCTATTCGAGACGGTCAGGACGGAAATGTGGATGTGATCTTTGTCCATGCGAGGGGCCGGGAGGAAAAATTCGTGGCGGAAGGATGGGGTACAAAACGGTATGCGGTGATGCACAATGATTTTGTAATTATCGGTCCGTCCGCAGATCCTGCAGGAATCAGGGGATTGAAGGATGGGGCCACGGCTCTGGCTCGCATTGCAGCAGAAAAACAGGGGTTTATTTCCAGGGGCGATGACAGCGGAACCCACACCAAGGAACAGAATCTCTGGAAAAAATCCGGTGTTTCCCTGGTCGAACGCACACGGACCATTGTCAAAAAGGGGAAGAAAAAGATTATCAGCTATACCATGCCGGCCAATGCCGACACCTGGTATTTATCGATTGGGCAGGGTATGGGGAAAACTGTTACCTTTGCAGATGAAAAACAGATGTATACCATGTCCGATCGAGGAACGTATATAAAATACAAATATGGCAAAATACCGGCAATTGAACTGGAGGTGCTCTGCGAAGGAGGCGGGGATCTTGCCAATCCTTACGGTATCATTCCGGTGAATCCTGAAAAATACCCACATGTCAGGCATGATCTTGCCATGAAATTTGTTACCTGGATTACCTCGGAAAAAGGGCAGAAGATGATTGATGGTTACAGGTTGGAAGGGAAGCAGTTATTCTACCCTGATGCGTTGTAA
- a CDS encoding ABC transporter permease, whose product MDLFFDSIRSAFLLLLSGDPQLIEIVGVSLKVSFSSTLIASIVSIPCGFIIAYSVFPGKRLLLTCLNTLLALPTVVIGLFVYSFISRRGLLGPLELLYTQKAIVIGQVILIVPVIMTLTIAAVSRIDDRFRMTALTLGANRCQMARVILEEARYGIFAAVIAAFGRVIAEVGISMMLGGNARGFTRTMTTAMALEYDKGEFVLAVALGLTLMAFAFIINMLFHFFQGRTGQDAV is encoded by the coding sequence ATGGATTTATTCTTTGACAGTATCCGCTCCGCTTTTCTGCTTTTGCTCTCAGGGGACCCCCAGCTGATTGAGATTGTCGGAGTCTCACTCAAAGTGAGTTTCAGCTCAACCCTGATTGCTTCCATTGTCAGCATTCCCTGCGGGTTTATCATAGCCTATTCTGTTTTTCCGGGCAAAAGGCTGCTCCTCACCTGTCTGAATACTCTGCTTGCTCTGCCGACGGTTGTAATCGGTCTCTTTGTTTATTCATTTATTTCCAGAAGGGGGCTTTTGGGTCCCCTTGAGCTGCTCTATACCCAGAAGGCAATTGTAATCGGTCAGGTGATCCTGATTGTGCCGGTGATCATGACCCTGACAATTGCCGCCGTCAGTCGGATTGATGATCGTTTCCGTATGACGGCTCTGACTCTTGGGGCAAACAGGTGCCAGATGGCCCGTGTGATACTTGAAGAGGCCCGTTACGGAATCTTTGCGGCTGTTATTGCAGCCTTTGGCCGTGTTATTGCCGAGGTTGGCATCAGTATGATGCTGGGAGGGAATGCCAGAGGGTTTACCCGGACAATGACTACGGCCATGGCCCTTGAATATGACAAGGGAGAGTTTGTTCTGGCAGTGGCCCTGGGCCTGACCCTTATGGCATTTGCCTTTATCATCAATATGCTGTTTCATTTTTTTCAGGGAAGGACGGGGCAGGATGCTGTATAA
- a CDS encoding RHS repeat-associated core domain-containing protein: protein MNPEEKQLLRGRRRIVISWHRFYDPDTGRYLSADPIGLDGGINLYGYVGNDPVNWVDPEGLFSWGFGGSLGPVTFSWNSKHPTKIDFTTDLEIGGGFSFEFDYPFDGEVDPPTTPFDINFGPSRWLGMSTNGDKWSVKLRLGAGFTPIDISKGDYYPKELCD, encoded by the coding sequence GTGAACCCTGAAGAAAAACAGCTCCTTAGGGGGAGAAGACGCATCGTGATATCTTGGCACAGATTTTATGATCCGGATACTGGACGGTATCTTTCTGCTGATCCTATTGGGCTTGATGGTGGGATTAATCTTTATGGTTACGTTGGAAATGATCCCGTTAATTGGGTGGATCCGGAGGGGTTGTTTTCTTGGGGATTTGGTGGAAGTTTGGGCCCTGTGACATTTAGTTGGAATTCAAAACATCCAACAAAAATAGATTTCACGACAGATTTGGAAATAGGTGGTGGTTTTTCTTTTGAATTCGACTATCCGTTTGATGGTGAAGTTGATCCGCCAACAACGCCTTTTGACATAAATTTCGGCCCTAGTAGATGGTTAGGTATGTCAACAAATGGTGACAAATGGAGTGTAAAATTGAGACTCGGAGCTGGTTTCACTCCAATTGATATTTCAAAAGGTGATTATTATCCAAAAGAGCTCTGTGATTAA
- a CDS encoding CHC2 zinc finger domain-containing protein yields MTNQDEIDAIKQGVDLAPFMKACGIELKQVGGNYQGFCPFHENTKSPSLTVNPRENLWNCSRTTSPEESCRYQKAEARKAAVKEQNEKARISVSDKKLLARVVGYYQHTFTEDTTSRVGAYRTTKRSPTSAPAMQMAV; encoded by the coding sequence ATGACCAATCAAGACGAAATCGACGCCATCAAGCAAGGCGTTGACCTTGCTCCCTTTATGAAGGCCTGTGGCATCGAGCTGAAGCAGGTCGGCGGGAACTACCAAGGCTTCTGCCCCTTCCATGAGAATACAAAGAGTCCATCACTTACCGTTAATCCCAGGGAAAACCTGTGGAACTGCTCAAGGACTACTTCCCCGGAGGAGAGCTGCCGATACCAGAAGGCAGAAGCCAGAAAAGCAGCAGTTAAAGAACAAAATGAAAAAGCAAGAATCAGCGTATCCGACAAGAAGCTGCTGGCTCGTGTGGTCGGCTATTATCAACACACTTTCACAGAAGACACTACCTCAAGGGTCGGGGCATATCGAACAACCAAACGCTCACCGACTTCGGCACCGGCTATGCAAATGGCAGTCTGA
- the tnpA gene encoding IS66 family insertion sequence element accessory protein TnpA, translating into MDNNSKKDFWHRHIEECEKSHLSQIEYCTTHNIALSTFGYWKRKLGKDQNRKPVFYPLTVSPSISHKNGIKESGLTLHVKDGRFTIQIEKGFSSSALSEVITTLEQL; encoded by the coding sequence ATGGACAACAACTCAAAAAAGGATTTCTGGCATCGGCATATAGAGGAATGTGAAAAAAGCCATTTGAGCCAGATCGAATACTGCACCACCCATAACATTGCATTGTCAACCTTCGGCTACTGGAAAAGAAAGCTGGGTAAAGACCAGAATCGCAAACCAGTTTTCTATCCTCTTACCGTGTCCCCCAGCATCTCCCATAAAAATGGCATCAAAGAATCCGGCCTGACCCTCCATGTCAAAGATGGACGTTTTACAATTCAGATAGAAAAAGGATTTTCATCATCAGCTTTGTCTGAAGTAATAACAACTTTAGAGCAGTTATGA
- the tnpB gene encoding IS66 family insertion sequence element accessory protein TnpB (TnpB, as the term is used for proteins encoded by IS66 family insertion elements, is considered an accessory protein, since TnpC, encoded by a neighboring gene, is a DDE family transposase.) has translation MRDWHTGGGVYIALGATDMRKSVNGLSLLVEEHFELDLFSGSLFAFCNRKRNIVKILYWSGNGFCIWMKKLEEEMFRWPESEQEVLEISPKALGWLLDGLDLDHAHRRLNYNEPKHD, from the coding sequence ATGAGAGATTGGCATACCGGAGGCGGGGTATATATTGCCCTGGGAGCAACCGATATGAGAAAGTCAGTTAACGGCCTGTCGCTTCTGGTGGAAGAACATTTTGAACTGGATCTGTTTTCCGGTAGTCTGTTTGCCTTCTGCAACCGGAAACGAAACATTGTCAAAATCCTTTACTGGTCTGGCAACGGATTTTGTATCTGGATGAAGAAACTTGAAGAGGAGATGTTCAGATGGCCGGAATCGGAACAGGAGGTGTTGGAGATCAGCCCCAAGGCCCTGGGCTGGCTTCTGGATGGTCTGGATCTGGACCATGCACACAGACGGTTGAATTATAATGAGCCGAAGCACGATTAA
- a CDS encoding ExeA family protein, translating into MNNKRLLALFGLKWNPFLPNIPVHSLWPAPGIDTFLFQIENLVMDGGFALMAGEPGLGKSKNLQYLSHKLERLENVVVGVMERPQSSIADFYREMGDLFGVNLTPSNRYGGFKALRERWRQHITSTLFRPILLIDEAQEMVTCNLNELRLMGSAQFDSECLLTVILCGDLTLPERFRSNNLLALGSRIRFRRILSPYDKKELRNYLEYCLKQAGAPQLMTKPLMSALVEHSAGNLRLLNVMAAELLTTAAQRELTQLDEQLFLEMYSPTPQKKRSR; encoded by the coding sequence ATGAATAATAAGCGTCTTCTTGCACTGTTCGGTCTGAAATGGAATCCGTTTCTTCCCAACATTCCAGTACACTCTTTATGGCCGGCACCGGGAATAGATACCTTCCTCTTTCAAATTGAAAATCTGGTCATGGATGGCGGATTCGCACTCATGGCCGGAGAACCCGGGCTTGGTAAATCAAAAAATCTTCAATATCTTTCCCATAAACTTGAACGGTTGGAAAACGTCGTGGTTGGTGTTATGGAAAGACCTCAATCAAGTATTGCAGACTTTTACCGTGAGATGGGGGATCTCTTTGGTGTCAATCTTACCCCATCCAACAGATACGGTGGATTTAAAGCTCTCCGGGAAAGGTGGCGACAGCATATTACATCAACTTTGTTCAGACCAATACTCCTGATTGACGAGGCTCAGGAAATGGTGACCTGTAACCTCAATGAATTGCGGTTGATGGGGAGTGCTCAGTTTGATTCAGAATGTTTACTGACTGTTATTCTTTGCGGGGATCTCACTCTTCCTGAACGTTTTCGGAGCAATAATCTTCTTGCTCTGGGAAGTCGTATCAGGTTTAGAAGAATACTTTCACCATATGACAAAAAAGAACTGAGAAATTATCTGGAGTATTGTCTGAAACAAGCCGGAGCACCTCAGTTAATGACAAAACCACTTATGTCGGCACTTGTGGAACATAGTGCCGGCAATTTGAGACTACTCAATGTCATGGCAGCAGAACTGCTTACCACCGCAGCGCAACGTGAGCTTACTCAGCTTGATGAACAACTCTTTCTGGAAATGTATTCCCCCACACCACAAAAAAAAAGATCACGTTAA